In a single window of the Carassius carassius chromosome 26, fCarCar2.1, whole genome shotgun sequence genome:
- the LOC132106103 gene encoding uncharacterized protein LOC132106103 codes for MHTVLLGVVRQFMTLWFDSSYHCKPWYIGTRKQVISSRLLSLKPPKEVTRTPSSLDKIRFWKASEFKNWLLYYSFAVLQGVLPSQYLNHWLLLVYAMHELLMNNISRQAIQKADLALHKFVIQVAPLYGREHISFNVHQLTHLADTVKLWGPLWCISAFAFESNNHNLMLYFHGTQCVPEQICRTFLLWRYIFRQTITEQNSLVFRYCRRLTGMRQVKKLLILNNLHLFGTPKFQPLSPSQLAAINRTFHIIVLRPLQFFKRFLHNGILYTSDTYTKMRKRINSTAMLQDGSFLRIQHLVLLRGHCDCGFSDCSCTSMPLILGRPLKKQNKSAIHRQTIKL; via the coding sequence ATGCATACTGTCCTATTAGGTGTTGTTCGTCAGTTTATGACCCTGTGGTTTGACAGCTCATATCACTGCAAGCCATGGTATATTGGAACAAGAAAACAAGTCATTAGTAGTCGGTTGCTGTCACTTAAGCCCCCCAAGGAAGTCACACGTACTCCTTCTTCATTGGACAAGATAAGATTTTGGAAAGCTTCGGAATTTAAGAATTGGCTGCTTTACTACTCCTTTGCTGTTCTTCAAGGTGTCTTGCCCTCACAGTATCTAAACCACTGGTTGCTTTTGGTTTATGCTATGCATGAACTCCTTATGAATAACATCTCACGGCAAGCTATACAAAAGGCTGATCTTGCTTTACATAAATTTGTGATACAAGTTGCACCGTTATATGGCAGGGAACACATCAGCTTTAATGTTCACCAGCTAACACATTTAGCTGATACTGTCAAGTTATGGGGTCCATTGTGGTGTATATCAGCATTTGCATTTGAAAGTAATAATCATAATCTCATGCTGTATTTTCATGGTACCCAGTGTGTTCCTGAACAGATCTGCCGCACATTTCTCCTTTGGCGTTACATCTTTAGACAAACAATAACAGAGCAAAATAGTCTTGTTTTCCGTTACTGCAGGAGACTTACGGGAATGAGACAGGTAAAAAAACTGCTCATTTTAAACAATCTACATCTCTTTGGCACTCCAAAATTTCAACCACTGTCACCAAGCCAACTTGCTGCTATTAACCGAACATTTCACATTATCGTACTTCGTCCATTACAGTTCTTCAAAAGATTTTTACATAATGGCATTTTGTACACTTCCGATACATACACAAAAATGCGAAAGCGCATTAATTCTACAGCAATGCTTCAGGATGGAAGCTTTTTGCGTATTCAGCATTTAGTTTTGCTGAGGGGTCATTGTGACTGTGGATTTAGTGATTGTTCCTGCACATCAATGCCTTTAATTCTGGGTCGTcctctcaaaaaacaaaacaaaagcgcCATTCACAGACAGACAATTAAACTTTAG